One Setaria viridis chromosome 3, Setaria_viridis_v4.0, whole genome shotgun sequence DNA window includes the following coding sequences:
- the LOC117847960 gene encoding salicylate carboxymethyltransferase: MEDEVAVLLANRSSASSAIVRMNSSGEGNMSYANNSDFQQGIASATRKARRDMAAALYRALGRPATLAIADLGCATGPNALLMVSDAVEAVLAENSKGGGEAPPQLHVFLNDLPANDFNAVFRLLPSSPLASAGCLVSAWPGSFYGRLFPDASLDYVVSSSSLHFLSKAPSMATEHLNRGRVFVSASGPAAALEAYRAQFHADFLAFLGCRAAETRPRGLLLLTFVARRGARPTAHDCYLWDLLADALMDMAAAGLVDEDRVHSFNAPYYAPCPDDLARVVAKEGSFAVRTMQLFDITRRRLFRPTASLPASNKLRDDDEELPQWMAGETAGTVRAVVEPMLRTHFGWAAMDGLFCRYRLLLEAYYRSKATKNKDDITNVFLVLEKKQR, from the exons ATGGAGGACGAGGTGGCGGTGCTGCTGGCCAACaggtcgtcggcgtcgtcggcgaTCGTGCGCATGAACAGCAGCGGTGAGGGCAACATGAGCTACGCCAACAACTCCGACTTCCAGCAGGGGATCGCCTCCGCCACCAGGAAGGCGAGGCGGGACATGGCCGCCGCGCTGTACCGCGCCCTGGGCCGCCCGGCCACCCTGGCCATCGCCGACCTGGGCTGCGCCACGGGGCCCAACGCGCTGCTCATGGTGTCCGACGCCGTCGAGGCCGTGCTGGCGGAGAACAGTaagggcggcggggaggcgccgCCCCAGCTGCACGTCTTCCTCAACGACCTCCCCGCCAACGACTTCAACGCCGTCTTCCGGCTGctgccgtcgtcgccgctcgCCAGCGCCGGCTGCCTCGTCTCCGCCTGGCCGGGCTCCTTCTACGGCCGCCTCTTCCCGGATGCCAGCCTCGACTACGTCGTCTCCTCCTCCAGTCTCCATTTCCTCTCCAAG GCGCCGTCGATGGCGACGGAGCATCTCAACCGGGGGCGAGTGTTCGTGTCGGCGtccggcccggcggcggcgctggaggcaTACCGGGCGCAGTTCCACGCCGACTTCCTCGCCTTCCtcggctgccgcgccgccgagaCGAGGCCCCGGGgcctgctcctcctcacctTCGTCGCCAGGAGGGGCGCGCGCCCCACCGCGCACGACTGCTACCTCTGGGACCTCCTCGCCGACGCGCTCATggacatggccgccgccggcctcgtcgaCGAGGACCGGGTCCACTCCTTCAACGCGCCCTACTACGCGCCCTGCCCCGACGACCTCGCCAGGGTCGTCGCCAAGGAGGGCTCCTTCGCCGTCCGGACCATGCAGCTCTTCGACatcacgcgccgccgcctgttCCGCCCCACCGCATCTCTCCCGGCTAGTAATAAGTTacgcgacgacgacgaagagctGCCGCAGTGGATGGCCGGGGAGACGGCGGGCACTGTCAGGGCAGTCGTGGAGCCCATGCTGCGGACTCACTTCGGCTGGGCCGCCATGGACGGGCTCTTCTGCAGGTACCGCCTCCTGCTCGAGGCATACTACCGCAGCAAGGCCACCAAGAACAAGGACGACATCACcaacgtcttcctcgtcctgGAGAAGAAACAACGTTAA